In the genome of Streptomyces diastaticus subsp. diastaticus, one region contains:
- a CDS encoding DUF6292 family protein, which yields MIRAGRRELALTVADMARLAGMSLSHYRKTKPYTKPGHPAPISSSGAARLMWDREQVEAYHAGEPVPSLPPASDQDLLDRHEAAALVGVTPRSWNLYKHEAELAKHAVKVPQDGGVEHWPRHVLQRFKDSRPGNGPAAGRPRGSGDMIPRDQVLPRIAELLDADPAATVTDVSNALGIARFPTARDGLNKLRGQRIADLVEANPHLDTTEAAERLGYPRITHRGATAAADAELRARAAHPYLAKTADALVEAGLAEASEIPVRTVDGDHLTAAIPLSPGQPSAALVWDDRYGWRTANNRRHPIGKHTSTPPQGDDIRYLGTSIHPEPAELITDLADASRGTNKPAH from the coding sequence ATGATTCGCGCTGGACGACGCGAGCTGGCGCTGACCGTGGCGGACATGGCCCGCCTGGCCGGCATGTCCCTGAGTCACTACCGAAAGACCAAGCCCTACACGAAGCCCGGGCACCCCGCGCCCATCAGTTCCTCAGGCGCCGCCCGCCTGATGTGGGACCGCGAGCAGGTCGAGGCGTACCACGCCGGAGAGCCTGTGCCCTCCCTCCCCCCCGCCAGCGACCAGGACCTGCTCGACCGCCACGAGGCAGCAGCCCTCGTCGGTGTCACGCCTAGAAGCTGGAACCTCTACAAGCATGAGGCCGAGCTGGCCAAGCACGCCGTCAAGGTCCCCCAGGACGGCGGCGTCGAGCACTGGCCCCGCCACGTCCTCCAGCGCTTCAAGGACTCCCGGCCCGGCAACGGGCCCGCCGCCGGCCGCCCCCGCGGCAGCGGCGACATGATCCCTCGCGACCAGGTCCTCCCCCGGATCGCCGAACTCCTCGACGCCGACCCGGCCGCCACCGTCACTGACGTGTCCAACGCCCTCGGCATCGCCAGGTTCCCCACCGCCCGCGACGGCCTCAACAAGCTCCGCGGCCAGCGCATCGCCGACCTCGTCGAGGCCAACCCCCACCTCGACACCACAGAGGCCGCCGAGCGTCTCGGCTATCCACGGATCACCCACCGCGGAGCGACCGCGGCAGCCGACGCAGAACTCCGCGCCCGCGCAGCCCACCCCTACCTCGCCAAGACAGCTGACGCGCTGGTGGAGGCCGGCCTGGCCGAGGCCAGTGAGATCCCGGTGCGCACCGTCGACGGCGACCACCTGACCGCCGCCATCCCCCTCTCCCCCGGACAGCCCTCAGCCGCCCTCGTCTGGGACGACCGATACGGGTGGCGCACCGCGAACAATCGCCGGCACCCCATCGGCAAGCACACCTCCACCCCGCCCCAGGGCGACGACATCCGCTACCTCGGCACCAGCATCCACCCGGAGCCGGCCGAGCTCATCACCGACCTCGCCGACGCCAGCCGCGGCACGAACAAGCCCGCCCACTGA
- a CDS encoding pentapeptide repeat-containing protein has protein sequence MAATTKPPANHEPRLWRIGRALTATSLGAAAAAGGVFLVLVALLDFPKIDTNAKLDASNLFELLKLSFGVVAGLGALVALVVAYRRQRLDEASAHRDVTRLHTERFTTAVTQLGDDSPAVRLGGVHALAGLTDDAPTRDLRQTCIDVLCAYLRLPHTPDPGPDLEHQQERHHFLALREVHHTILRLIGDHYRAPAGAPRSWQGCDLDLTGTTIDGRLDFHGAIFTEGKLSFARVILDGGTVRFDDAIFSGGRLDFREADFKSGEVSFNRARFDGALVRFVDARFSGADVEFSEGVFLKGLLDFTGAAFNHGPVSFTKARFCGASVTFLRASITGAALFFDKATVSDGSLSLFQPAVRIEQLA, from the coding sequence ATGGCAGCGACTACGAAGCCCCCGGCCAACCATGAGCCCCGCCTGTGGAGAATCGGCCGCGCGCTCACGGCAACCTCGCTCGGGGCCGCCGCAGCAGCCGGCGGCGTCTTCCTGGTCCTAGTGGCCCTTCTGGACTTCCCGAAGATCGACACCAACGCCAAGCTCGACGCCAGCAACCTCTTCGAGCTGCTGAAGCTCTCCTTCGGCGTGGTCGCCGGCCTCGGCGCGCTCGTCGCCCTGGTCGTCGCCTACCGCCGTCAGCGCCTGGACGAAGCCAGCGCGCACAGGGATGTCACCCGGCTCCATACCGAACGCTTCACCACTGCCGTCACCCAACTCGGCGACGACTCGCCCGCCGTACGCCTCGGCGGCGTCCATGCCTTGGCGGGACTCACCGACGACGCTCCCACCCGCGACCTGCGGCAGACCTGCATCGACGTCCTGTGCGCCTACCTCCGGCTACCGCACACACCCGACCCAGGGCCCGACCTCGAACACCAGCAGGAGCGCCACCACTTCCTCGCCCTGCGCGAGGTCCACCACACCATCCTGCGCCTCATCGGCGACCACTACCGCGCACCTGCGGGCGCTCCCCGGTCCTGGCAGGGCTGTGACCTCGACCTGACGGGCACCACAATCGACGGACGACTGGACTTTCACGGGGCGATATTCACCGAGGGCAAGCTGTCGTTCGCGCGGGTGATACTCGACGGCGGGACCGTCAGATTCGACGATGCGATCTTCAGCGGTGGCAGGCTTGACTTCCGAGAAGCTGATTTCAAGAGCGGTGAGGTGTCCTTCAACCGTGCGAGGTTCGACGGTGCCCTGGTCCGTTTCGTTGACGCCAGGTTCTCTGGAGCCGATGTGGAGTTCTCTGAGGGCGTGTTCCTCAAGGGCCTCCTGGATTTCACCGGCGCCGCGTTCAACCATGGCCCGGTCTCCTTCACGAAGGCACGATTCTGTGGCGCGTCGGTGACCTTCCTCCGTGCCTCGATCACCGGTGCAGCGCTGTTCTTCGACAAGGCAACGGTCAGCGACGGCTCACTGAGCCTTTTCCAACCTGCCGTGCGGATTGAGCAGTTGGCCTGA
- a CDS encoding IS5 family transposase — translation MLVYSSGIDVSSSTLRFLARQLRAHHRAIGSRWRRLGAGRQALLALAHLRVGHTYAQLAAGFGVGTTTAYRYVTEAVDLLADLAPTLADAVRTASTKAFVLLDGTLLPIDRIAADRPFYSGKHKKHGMNVQVLADPFGRLLWASAALPGAVHDIRAAREHGIVDALAQADVTCWADKGYRGAGGTVRTPYWGRWNSLSTGQQAVNRSHAKIRALVEHAMATLKSWRLLRKLRCSTTRITALIQAVLTLHLASSGR, via the coding sequence ATGCTTGTCTACTCGTCCGGCATCGACGTGTCCAGTTCCACCCTGCGCTTCCTCGCACGGCAACTGCGGGCGCACCATCGTGCGATCGGCTCCCGGTGGCGGCGGCTGGGCGCGGGCCGGCAGGCCCTTCTCGCGCTCGCTCACCTGCGGGTGGGACACACCTACGCCCAGCTGGCCGCCGGCTTCGGCGTCGGGACCACGACCGCCTACCGCTACGTCACCGAGGCCGTGGACCTCCTGGCCGACCTCGCGCCCACCCTGGCCGACGCCGTCCGCACCGCTTCGACGAAGGCGTTCGTCCTGCTCGACGGCACACTTCTGCCGATCGACCGCATCGCGGCCGACCGCCCCTTCTACTCGGGCAAACACAAGAAGCACGGGATGAACGTGCAGGTCCTCGCCGATCCCTTCGGCCGACTGCTGTGGGCCTCAGCGGCCCTGCCAGGGGCCGTCCACGACATCCGCGCGGCCCGCGAACACGGCATCGTCGACGCCCTCGCCCAAGCCGACGTCACCTGCTGGGCGGACAAGGGCTACCGCGGCGCCGGCGGCACCGTCCGCACCCCGTACTGGGGGCGCTGGAACAGCCTTTCCACCGGCCAGCAGGCGGTCAACCGGTCCCACGCGAAGATCCGTGCCCTCGTCGAGCACGCCATGGCCACCCTCAAGTCCTGGCGGCTCCTGCGGAAGCTCCGATGCTCCACCACCCGGATCACCGCCCTCATCCAAGCCGTCCTGACCCTGCATCTGGCCAGCTCAGGCCGATGA
- a CDS encoding ABC transporter ATP-binding protein, with protein MSASTVVARGLTVRNRRTKVLDRLDLDLHPGVHGLLGPNGAGKTSLIRVLATVKTPADGTLEFQGKSVDSMTSRISVRQKLGYLPQDFGYYPGFTVREFVSYVAWLRNIPRGRTKEAVCQAVEEVGLTERLDTRIRNLSGGMKRRVGIAQAIVNKPDLLLLDEPTAGLDPEQRVDFRALLRRLGQNSTVVVSTHLVEDVAAACSQVTLIDAGRVAFRGTTVQLAHLGQVGDTGDNAIERGYASALRAHRAGAKKGVAS; from the coding sequence GTGAGTGCAAGTACTGTCGTCGCGAGGGGTTTGACTGTGCGGAACCGCCGCACCAAAGTCCTCGACCGTCTGGATCTCGACTTGCACCCTGGGGTGCATGGTCTACTCGGGCCCAATGGTGCTGGAAAGACTTCCTTGATCCGAGTTCTAGCTACCGTCAAGACGCCAGCAGACGGGACACTCGAATTTCAAGGTAAATCGGTCGATTCGATGACTAGCAGAATTTCAGTTCGCCAAAAGCTCGGGTACCTTCCGCAGGATTTCGGATACTACCCCGGCTTTACCGTGCGCGAATTCGTTTCTTATGTGGCGTGGCTGAGAAACATTCCGAGAGGCCGAACGAAAGAAGCGGTATGCCAGGCCGTAGAAGAGGTCGGACTGACGGAGCGCCTTGATACGAGAATAAGAAATCTCTCGGGGGGCATGAAACGACGTGTCGGAATCGCCCAGGCCATCGTGAATAAGCCAGACTTGCTTCTTCTTGATGAACCCACGGCCGGACTCGACCCTGAGCAGCGTGTCGACTTCCGCGCCCTACTGCGCCGACTTGGCCAAAACTCTACAGTTGTGGTATCGACCCACTTGGTTGAGGACGTGGCTGCTGCCTGCAGCCAAGTAACCCTGATCGACGCCGGGCGGGTGGCATTTCGTGGAACCACGGTTCAGCTCGCCCACCTCGGCCAGGTAGGCGACACAGGCGACAACGCGATTGAGCGCGGGTACGCCTCTGCTCTGCGCGCGCATCGTGCAGGGGCGAAGAAGGGAGTTGCATCGTGA